The following coding sequences lie in one Thalassoglobus polymorphus genomic window:
- a CDS encoding Rne/Rng family ribonuclease yields MKKEMLINVLQPEESRIAIVEDGVLEELYVERTSIENFAGNIYKGRVVNIEPSIQAVFVDFGVGRNGFLHVSDVEYQYYKHLLSESERGDAEKNHNSKFNERTSRNKPPIQDIFQRGSEVLVQVIKEGIGNKGPTLSTYISIPGRYLVLMPGLNRLGVSRKIADEDVRRNLRKILRGLSPPEGLGFIVRTAGVDRSEKDLQRDMNYLLRLWKTIVRRIEKTSAPIDIYEESDIVIRTIRDIYSNNIDAIWIDGEESYKRTRDFMKVVMPKHVDSVKLFEGKEPLFHTYKIEEEIDRIQSRHVPLPGGAALVIDQTEALVAIDVNSGSFRAGGNDAEKSAYQVNMRAAEEIARQIRLRDLGGVIVNDFIDMRDERHRRGVERKLRECVERDRARTKVLRISQFGLIEMTRQRIRPSLRRSIYEDCPCCNGTGQVKTAESMAIEVMRALMTASAHADVTEVKVELHQQVADYLINKKRREMTDLEEEYGVVVHVHTAINVGPSHLHVRCFNDNGAAVKGAEIKN; encoded by the coding sequence ATGAAGAAAGAAATGCTTATCAACGTTCTCCAGCCAGAGGAGAGCCGAATTGCAATTGTCGAGGATGGAGTTCTTGAGGAACTCTACGTCGAACGGACCAGCATCGAAAACTTTGCTGGGAACATTTACAAGGGCCGCGTAGTCAATATTGAGCCGAGTATTCAGGCAGTCTTCGTCGACTTCGGTGTCGGGCGGAATGGCTTTCTACACGTCAGTGATGTTGAGTATCAATACTATAAGCACCTGCTGAGCGAAAGTGAGCGTGGAGACGCTGAGAAGAATCACAACTCAAAGTTCAACGAACGGACCTCTCGCAACAAGCCACCGATTCAAGATATCTTTCAGCGTGGAAGCGAAGTTCTCGTTCAAGTCATTAAAGAAGGCATCGGAAACAAAGGGCCAACGCTCTCGACCTATATCAGTATTCCTGGACGCTATCTCGTACTGATGCCCGGTTTGAACCGTTTGGGAGTCAGCCGGAAAATCGCGGACGAAGATGTTCGCCGAAATTTGCGAAAAATCCTGCGAGGACTCTCTCCACCTGAAGGTCTCGGCTTCATCGTACGAACAGCCGGAGTCGACCGGTCAGAAAAAGATTTGCAGCGAGATATGAACTATCTACTGCGGTTGTGGAAAACCATTGTTCGGCGAATCGAGAAAACATCTGCTCCGATCGATATCTACGAAGAAAGCGATATCGTCATCCGGACGATTCGTGATATCTACAGTAATAACATCGATGCGATTTGGATTGATGGAGAGGAGTCCTATAAACGGACTCGGGACTTCATGAAAGTCGTGATGCCGAAGCATGTCGATTCTGTGAAGCTCTTCGAAGGGAAAGAACCACTCTTCCACACATATAAAATTGAAGAAGAAATCGACAGAATCCAAAGCCGGCACGTTCCGCTTCCGGGAGGAGCAGCTCTGGTAATCGATCAAACAGAAGCGTTGGTCGCAATCGATGTGAACAGTGGAAGTTTCCGAGCAGGTGGAAACGACGCCGAGAAGAGTGCGTATCAAGTCAATATGCGAGCTGCTGAAGAGATCGCAAGACAGATTCGTTTGCGAGATTTAGGCGGTGTGATCGTCAACGACTTCATTGACATGCGAGACGAACGGCACCGACGCGGTGTGGAACGTAAACTTCGCGAGTGTGTCGAACGTGACCGCGCTCGTACCAAAGTCTTGCGGATTAGTCAGTTCGGTCTCATCGAGATGACCCGGCAGCGAATTCGACCATCACTCCGTCGTAGCATCTATGAAGATTGCCCATGCTGTAACGGAACCGGACAGGTGAAAACTGCTGAGAGTATGGCGATCGAAGTGATGCGGGCGCTCATGACAGCTTCGGCGCATGCTGATGTCACAGAGGTCAAAGTTGAACTGCATCAACAGGTTGCAGACTACCTGATCAACAAAAAACGCCGAGAGATGACTGATCTTGAAGAAGAGTACGGCGTTGTCGTCCACGTACATACTGCGATCAATGTCGGTCCGTCACACTTGCACGTCCGTTGCTTCAACGACAATGGAGCCGCCGTCAAAGGTGCGGAAATCAAAAACTAA
- a CDS encoding glycosyltransferase family 39 protein, whose protein sequence is MNKLIGSQPRHSKLLSTVLLGLVVVHVLLLSRLADRYSPTVDEVAHLPAGLAIWNDADFSLYRVNPPLVRTVAAMPVFFVPHEEDWSRYKKDSQTRLEWAMGRQFVAANGVDSQRLFKFARWACLPFSVIGLLVCYFWGTQIHSQMVGCIAAGLWCFSPNLLGHGSLITPDVAATSLGLLAAWRFSEWIENSSLLNAFWAGTSLGLAMLTKLTWVFLPTLWIVLAFMNWVRYRQIRSLQSDFIHLGLIVLLGLNLLNLGYLYNGSFTLLGEYDFYSNPLSGTPRIPGENLPANRFQDSWVGKIPVPFPKDYVTGIDLQKVDFEQGKWSYLRGEVKAPGGWYHYYLIGLLVKVPAATLLLFLAGLIACWRDESIRSSTMRLLPLILSAIVLFVVASLQTKMNRHVRYVFPILPAIYLIGAMAGVRWPKAAITAVAMTAISSLACYPHSLSYFNEFIGGPQNGHRYLIDSNLDWGQDMPLVKDWIDQWEDEHPVWLVWPGDVSSEHFGVNAKLSPGGELPAGWHIVSRSERHHASGRYRAYDQLIPVDQISNTYDVYLVQPTKKKP, encoded by the coding sequence GTGAACAAACTCATCGGATCTCAACCGCGTCATTCAAAGCTGCTCTCAACGGTGCTGCTGGGGTTAGTCGTCGTCCATGTTCTCCTGCTTAGCAGATTAGCCGACCGCTATTCCCCGACGGTTGACGAAGTCGCCCATTTACCGGCGGGGCTGGCGATATGGAATGATGCTGACTTCTCACTGTACCGTGTCAATCCACCACTCGTCCGAACTGTCGCTGCGATGCCGGTTTTCTTCGTTCCCCATGAAGAAGACTGGAGCCGTTACAAGAAAGACTCACAGACCAGATTGGAATGGGCGATGGGTCGGCAGTTTGTGGCTGCGAATGGTGTCGATTCCCAGCGGCTCTTCAAGTTTGCCCGATGGGCCTGTCTTCCGTTTTCTGTCATCGGGCTACTTGTTTGCTACTTTTGGGGAACACAGATTCATTCTCAAATGGTTGGGTGTATCGCTGCGGGGCTTTGGTGTTTCTCCCCCAATCTCCTGGGGCATGGTTCGCTCATCACTCCAGATGTCGCAGCGACATCCCTTGGATTATTGGCTGCGTGGAGATTTTCCGAATGGATTGAAAACAGTTCTTTGCTCAACGCATTTTGGGCTGGAACCTCACTCGGGTTGGCGATGCTGACTAAACTGACATGGGTTTTCTTACCAACTTTGTGGATCGTTCTCGCGTTTATGAACTGGGTCCGATATCGACAAATTCGCTCTCTGCAAAGTGACTTCATTCACCTGGGTCTCATCGTGCTGCTTGGGTTGAACTTGCTCAACTTGGGATACCTTTACAACGGCTCATTCACGTTACTCGGTGAGTATGATTTTTACTCAAACCCGCTCAGTGGGACGCCTCGAATCCCCGGCGAAAACCTGCCAGCGAATCGATTTCAGGATTCGTGGGTCGGAAAGATTCCAGTCCCCTTTCCGAAAGACTACGTCACCGGAATCGATTTACAGAAGGTCGATTTCGAACAGGGAAAATGGAGCTACCTGCGAGGCGAAGTCAAAGCCCCCGGTGGCTGGTATCACTACTACCTCATTGGGCTGCTGGTGAAAGTTCCGGCGGCAACTCTCCTGCTGTTTCTGGCCGGACTCATTGCCTGCTGGCGGGATGAATCAATACGATCATCAACAATGCGACTCTTGCCACTGATTCTTTCAGCGATCGTCTTATTCGTTGTAGCCTCGCTCCAAACGAAAATGAATCGTCATGTTCGATATGTGTTTCCAATCCTGCCCGCCATCTACCTCATCGGTGCAATGGCAGGAGTTCGCTGGCCCAAAGCGGCGATCACAGCAGTCGCGATGACTGCGATCAGCAGCCTGGCCTGCTACCCCCACAGCCTCAGCTACTTCAACGAATTCATCGGCGGCCCGCAGAATGGTCACCGGTATCTGATTGACTCCAATCTCGACTGGGGGCAGGACATGCCCTTGGTGAAAGACTGGATCGATCAGTGGGAAGATGAACATCCAGTCTGGCTTGTCTGGCCGGGCGATGTCTCCTCTGAGCACTTTGGAGTCAACGCAAAACTCTCGCCGGGCGGGGAACTCCCAGCTGGCTGGCACATCGTCAGCCGGAGCGAGCGACACCACGCGAGCGGAAGATACCGGGCCTATGACCAATTGATTCCCGTCGACCAAATCAGTAACACGTATGACGTGTACCTCGTGCAGCCGACAAAAAAGAAGCCGTAG
- a CDS encoding thioredoxin-like domain-containing protein, whose product MFQSRGSRPRSKAALFMLLVAAGVLAGNTPMAQAQDDPAPKVETENPFPGRFPAPSIDGGTAWLNCSGPISLEDLRGKIVLLDFWTYCCINCIHVLPDLKFLEQKYPDQLVVIGVHSAKFDNEKESENIREAVVRYEIEHPVVNDANMVIARKYAFNSWPTFVLIDPEGNFVGRQPGEGNRELFDRVIGQMVEYHREKGTLDETPVRFDLEREKEPDRPLKYPGKVLADETGNRLFISDSNHNRIVISSLDGKLIDVIGSGKIGSADGNFETASFDHPHGMELVGETLYVADTENHLIRSVDLKSKTVSTLAGTGSQARVRLQKGKLRETALNSPWDVRALDGVLYIAMAGPHQLWKHKIGSDTVELYAGNGREDIVDGPLAASSLAQPSAIKTDGKSLFVVDSEGSAIREIQDGMVTTIVGPHDLPRGRSLFEFGDIDGVGDQVRLQHPIGVAYHDGMLYVADTYNDKIKQVNIKTRESKSWLGTGERGAGLDPVQMNEPAGLEAANGHLFIADTNNHRILKVNLATKETSVLTVDGLTHPVSTASEPPAELVEGEAEKSSTVTIAAGKEATLTVDFEFTDDYKLNKLAPVAYQLKAVGQQNVVDPSVLGKRKKADSDDVSASVTVPLTGESGEAVLELSIAYQYCRDGVGGVCKFASKKWLIPVKVDPAAKTSDVKLIAKP is encoded by the coding sequence ATGTTTCAGTCGAGAGGGAGTCGACCCCGATCAAAAGCGGCTCTATTCATGTTGCTGGTTGCAGCGGGAGTGTTGGCAGGGAATACGCCAATGGCCCAGGCGCAAGATGACCCAGCTCCAAAGGTGGAGACGGAGAACCCTTTTCCAGGGCGTTTTCCTGCTCCCAGTATTGATGGCGGGACGGCCTGGCTGAACTGTTCCGGTCCGATTTCGTTAGAAGATCTTCGAGGCAAAATCGTTCTGCTCGATTTTTGGACTTACTGCTGCATCAACTGCATTCATGTCCTTCCCGATTTGAAGTTCTTGGAGCAGAAATATCCTGACCAACTGGTCGTCATCGGCGTTCACTCCGCGAAGTTCGATAATGAAAAAGAGAGTGAAAACATCCGCGAAGCAGTTGTTCGCTATGAGATTGAACATCCCGTTGTGAATGATGCCAATATGGTCATCGCACGGAAATATGCATTCAATAGCTGGCCTACATTCGTTCTGATTGACCCGGAAGGGAACTTTGTCGGACGTCAGCCGGGCGAAGGGAACCGTGAACTCTTCGACCGTGTGATTGGTCAAATGGTTGAGTATCATCGTGAAAAAGGGACGCTGGACGAGACGCCTGTCAGGTTTGACCTGGAGCGCGAAAAAGAGCCAGATCGCCCGCTGAAGTATCCCGGAAAAGTCCTCGCTGATGAGACTGGAAACCGGCTTTTTATCTCTGATAGTAACCACAACCGAATTGTCATCAGCTCACTTGATGGCAAGTTAATTGATGTGATTGGTTCCGGGAAAATCGGGTCGGCTGACGGGAACTTCGAGACAGCATCGTTTGATCATCCGCACGGAATGGAACTGGTTGGAGAGACGCTGTATGTCGCTGACACAGAAAATCACTTGATTCGCTCAGTCGATTTGAAATCGAAAACTGTCTCAACACTCGCTGGGACAGGCAGTCAGGCTCGTGTCCGATTGCAGAAGGGGAAACTCCGCGAGACCGCTCTTAACAGTCCTTGGGACGTCCGGGCTTTGGATGGTGTTCTTTACATCGCAATGGCTGGTCCTCACCAATTGTGGAAGCACAAAATTGGGTCGGACACCGTTGAGCTGTACGCAGGGAATGGCCGAGAAGACATTGTCGACGGCCCGCTTGCCGCCAGCTCACTTGCTCAACCTTCTGCAATCAAAACTGATGGCAAATCACTCTTCGTGGTTGATAGCGAAGGTTCAGCAATCCGGGAAATTCAAGATGGAATGGTCACCACGATCGTCGGTCCGCACGATCTTCCACGCGGTCGCTCGCTGTTTGAATTTGGTGATATCGACGGAGTCGGTGATCAAGTCCGGTTGCAACATCCAATTGGTGTCGCATACCACGATGGAATGCTGTATGTCGCAGATACGTACAACGACAAAATTAAACAGGTGAACATTAAGACTCGCGAATCAAAATCGTGGTTGGGAACCGGCGAGCGCGGGGCCGGTCTGGATCCTGTCCAAATGAATGAGCCTGCAGGACTCGAAGCAGCGAACGGTCACCTCTTTATTGCTGATACGAACAATCATCGCATCTTGAAAGTGAATCTTGCGACGAAAGAGACGTCAGTGTTGACGGTCGACGGGCTCACGCATCCTGTTTCGACCGCTTCGGAACCACCTGCAGAACTTGTCGAGGGGGAAGCTGAAAAATCTTCTACCGTCACAATCGCCGCTGGCAAAGAAGCAACCTTGACTGTGGACTTCGAATTCACGGACGACTATAAGCTCAACAAGCTTGCACCAGTGGCGTATCAATTAAAAGCTGTCGGTCAGCAGAATGTTGTCGATCCTTCGGTGCTCGGTAAGCGAAAGAAAGCCGACTCCGACGACGTTTCTGCATCTGTTACCGTCCCTTTGACTGGAGAGTCCGGTGAAGCAGTTCTGGAGTTGTCGATTGCTTACCAATACTGCCGCGACGGCGTTGGAGGAGTCTGTAAGTTTGCTTCCAAGAAGTGGTTGATCCCCGTGAAGGTCGATCCGGCAGCAAAGACCTCCGACGTGAAACTCATTGCGAAACCGTAA
- a CDS encoding GNAT family N-acetyltransferase — protein sequence MCANPFVEPAFVIPLVCNLRIPRVGLLRVRDKEGDWKFVTPVVQYHYEQGRPLPELRALSSKYTFIDQPLVSKIDPVLTLTSLFGALSSQRQWHGLGVEVNLSQSDQSELTDFVAVSSGVECHPGETILRPVAVPASAEELLSDCSRSRRKSLRKSWKLLESYGKVEYRLARTAAEIPRAVEQFLRLESAGWKGENQTSLDSHADDHRFFLEMCENFSRTNRCLFGELLLNGSVIASTCNLLSQQTLFAFKIGWEPNLAKCSLGHWSELLLAEEIAKQIPEIRLIDSCSSEDSYVGRVWHRRQELASRIYVWSRRARIVQGAKSVAKAFVKRSG from the coding sequence ATGTGCGCAAACCCATTTGTTGAACCGGCCTTTGTGATCCCGCTAGTCTGCAACCTGAGAATTCCAAGGGTCGGTCTTCTCCGCGTTCGAGACAAAGAGGGGGACTGGAAGTTCGTGACACCTGTTGTTCAGTACCACTACGAGCAGGGGCGTCCGCTGCCGGAATTGCGGGCTTTGAGTTCAAAGTACACGTTTATTGATCAACCACTCGTCTCGAAAATTGATCCTGTATTGACGCTCACCTCGTTGTTCGGGGCTCTCTCTAGTCAGAGGCAATGGCACGGGCTTGGAGTCGAGGTGAATCTTTCGCAGAGTGACCAGTCCGAGCTGACTGATTTTGTAGCGGTTTCGTCCGGTGTTGAATGTCATCCCGGAGAAACAATCTTACGCCCTGTCGCTGTGCCTGCCTCGGCAGAAGAATTACTCTCAGACTGTTCGCGTTCCCGTAGAAAATCGCTACGGAAGTCCTGGAAACTACTGGAGTCATACGGGAAGGTTGAATACCGATTGGCCCGCACTGCAGCGGAGATCCCCCGGGCAGTGGAACAGTTTTTACGCTTGGAATCTGCTGGCTGGAAAGGTGAAAACCAGACATCCCTCGATAGCCATGCTGATGACCACCGCTTCTTTCTGGAAATGTGCGAGAACTTCTCTCGGACGAATCGATGTCTTTTTGGTGAGTTATTACTCAATGGTTCCGTGATCGCATCGACATGCAATCTCTTGTCGCAGCAAACTTTGTTTGCTTTCAAAATCGGATGGGAACCAAATCTGGCAAAATGCAGCCTTGGTCACTGGTCCGAACTGTTGTTAGCTGAAGAAATTGCGAAGCAGATTCCAGAAATCAGACTGATCGACAGTTGTTCCAGTGAGGATTCCTATGTCGGTCGGGTTTGGCATCGTCGACAAGAACTCGCGAGCCGGATCTATGTTTGGTCTCGCCGAGCCCGCATTGTTCAAGGGGCGAAATCAGTCGCGAAGGCGTTCGTAAAACGTTCAGGTTAA
- a CDS encoding ATP-dependent metallopeptidase FtsH/Yme1/Tma family protein, which yields MEDITAYHESGHAFTAMALGAIVHSLSIDPDWDDGPERYGDVEIEWQRGEYNRKEFFEKRVLVALGGPVAEMIYTGDPFHPAIVPEWKVDWENAWQNAAQLQTSKQKRMTYLEQKSIELHRILSRTENWSALAVIADHLLAHEILEREHLEDILSDWDGAMR from the coding sequence ATGGAAGACATCACCGCCTATCATGAATCTGGACATGCCTTTACCGCTATGGCACTGGGAGCAATTGTCCACTCACTGAGCATCGACCCCGATTGGGACGATGGACCTGAACGCTATGGTGATGTCGAAATTGAGTGGCAGCGCGGTGAGTACAACCGGAAAGAGTTTTTCGAAAAACGGGTCCTCGTCGCACTTGGCGGACCGGTTGCCGAAATGATTTATACCGGTGATCCCTTTCACCCAGCAATCGTCCCGGAGTGGAAAGTGGATTGGGAGAACGCCTGGCAAAACGCCGCTCAATTACAAACATCCAAACAGAAACGAATGACTTACCTGGAACAGAAGTCCATTGAGCTTCACCGAATTCTCAGCCGAACTGAAAACTGGTCCGCGCTCGCAGTGATTGCGGACCATTTACTCGCTCACGAAATCCTGGAGCGTGAACATCTGGAAGACATTCTCTCTGACTGGGATGGCGCGATGCGCTGA
- a CDS encoding DUF5009 domain-containing protein: MVASFWRLIDNQDAFLHLPPLGHIPMTYRLKPNSEDKPSEDKSASTSSQKDEKRKKEQPAKSEKPLGRLVSLDAFRGFIMVMLAANGFGLYKLSTTDESSELWNFLNRETFEQIAFHFEHPPWQSCFVPGSTDATVGNAWLKWKVSFWDLIQPAFMFMVGMAMPFSYARRESSGQSALMRTIHAFLRAVVLVLLAVFLYSQGNDSTNWMFTNVLGQIGLGYFFVYLMLGFPRWAQVSAFVVILVGTTLAGQFVPLSEEFVPEEVNASYERGEIFAEPYRQWSKNWNVFHEFDIWFLNQFPRPEKDDPEEIPHRFNRGGYTTLNFVPSMATMLLGVFLGQFILLAPRNGKTFFWLLLAALLCTGLGVAAGATCNPIVKRIWTPAWVLFSGGYVIGLYSLFYLLFDLLPLRKMAFPLVIVGMNSIFVYMVGQLLRSWIFREIVNKHFSFVIDKFFVLVQNVTGSEYSPEQLQEMFAPVTVATSVFLVIWLFCLWLYRQRIFIRI; this comes from the coding sequence ATGGTTGCCTCTTTCTGGAGACTCATTGACAATCAGGATGCGTTCCTCCACCTTCCTCCGCTTGGGCACATCCCAATGACCTACCGCTTGAAACCGAACTCGGAAGATAAACCCTCGGAAGATAAATCGGCTTCAACATCGTCGCAAAAAGACGAGAAGCGGAAAAAAGAGCAGCCTGCCAAATCAGAGAAACCTCTCGGGCGACTGGTTTCGCTTGATGCTTTTCGCGGCTTCATCATGGTGATGCTTGCAGCGAATGGATTTGGGCTCTACAAACTTTCCACAACCGATGAATCGAGTGAGCTCTGGAATTTCCTGAACCGGGAAACGTTCGAGCAGATCGCATTTCACTTTGAGCACCCTCCCTGGCAAAGCTGTTTTGTGCCGGGAAGTACGGATGCCACAGTCGGGAATGCCTGGCTGAAATGGAAGGTCTCCTTCTGGGATTTGATTCAGCCAGCATTCATGTTCATGGTTGGCATGGCGATGCCATTTTCATATGCACGTCGAGAAAGTTCCGGGCAGTCTGCATTGATGCGAACGATCCATGCGTTTCTGCGGGCTGTCGTACTCGTGCTACTGGCGGTCTTTTTGTATTCACAAGGAAACGATTCCACGAACTGGATGTTTACGAATGTTCTCGGGCAAATCGGATTGGGGTACTTCTTTGTATACCTGATGTTGGGGTTCCCACGGTGGGCTCAGGTCAGTGCCTTCGTCGTGATTCTGGTCGGGACGACACTCGCAGGGCAGTTCGTTCCGCTTTCAGAAGAGTTTGTTCCAGAAGAAGTCAATGCGAGCTACGAACGAGGTGAAATCTTTGCTGAGCCGTATCGGCAGTGGTCTAAGAACTGGAATGTTTTTCATGAATTCGACATCTGGTTCTTGAATCAATTCCCACGTCCGGAGAAAGACGATCCTGAAGAGATCCCCCATCGATTCAATCGGGGTGGATATACCACGCTGAACTTTGTTCCGTCGATGGCGACAATGTTGCTGGGAGTATTTCTCGGCCAGTTCATCTTGTTGGCTCCACGAAACGGAAAAACATTCTTCTGGCTTCTTCTGGCAGCTTTGTTGTGTACAGGTCTCGGTGTTGCGGCAGGGGCGACATGTAACCCCATTGTGAAGCGAATCTGGACACCGGCCTGGGTTCTTTTCAGCGGTGGCTATGTTATCGGGCTGTACTCTCTGTTTTATTTGCTGTTCGATTTGTTGCCGCTGAGGAAAATGGCGTTCCCACTTGTTATCGTTGGAATGAACTCGATTTTTGTTTACATGGTGGGACAGCTTCTGCGTTCCTGGATCTTTCGCGAGATCGTCAACAAGCACTTTTCGTTTGTGATCGATAAATTCTTCGTACTGGTGCAAAATGTTACTGGTTCAGAGTATTCTCCAGAGCAACTTCAAGAAATGTTTGCACCAGTGACGGTGGCGACTTCGGTCTTCCTTGTCATTTGGCTATTTTGTTTGTGGCTTTACCGGCAGCGAATTTTCATTCGCATTTGA
- a CDS encoding Gfo/Idh/MocA family protein: MNFSPRIAGLALLALLVNGSATTSQAEDAKVIRVGVIGLDTSHAPAFAKLLNDKNASGYVPGCKVVAAYPQGSADIESSTSRVPKYTKQFQDMGIEIVDSIPELVKKVDAVLLESNDGRPHLEQIRPALKAGIPVFIDKPIAGSLSDAITIFAEAEAAGVPIFSSSSLRYIKGGQEVRNGSIGEVTGADTYSPASLEKTHPDLFWYGIHGVEALFTVMGPGCEEVVRMSTDDYDVVVGKWSDGRIGTFRGLRAGKRGYGGTAFGTKGSQVIGPYAGYAPLLEEIVTFFKTGEPPVSKEETLQIYAFMEAADESKRQGGKPVLIKDVMKKAGGK, translated from the coding sequence ATGAACTTTTCTCCACGAATCGCAGGCCTGGCCCTGCTGGCTCTTTTAGTAAATGGCTCTGCAACAACTTCGCAAGCTGAAGATGCCAAAGTGATTCGCGTAGGGGTTATCGGTCTCGATACCTCGCACGCACCTGCTTTCGCAAAATTGCTCAACGATAAAAATGCCTCTGGTTATGTTCCTGGTTGCAAGGTTGTGGCTGCTTACCCACAGGGAAGTGCAGACATTGAATCAAGCACCAGCCGTGTTCCTAAATACACGAAGCAGTTTCAGGACATGGGAATTGAAATCGTTGACTCCATTCCAGAATTGGTCAAAAAGGTTGATGCAGTTTTGCTGGAATCCAATGATGGTCGCCCACATCTGGAGCAAATTCGCCCGGCGCTGAAAGCTGGAATCCCTGTTTTTATTGATAAGCCGATTGCTGGATCGTTGAGTGATGCGATCACAATTTTTGCCGAAGCTGAAGCTGCCGGCGTGCCGATTTTCTCATCCTCTTCGCTTCGCTACATCAAAGGTGGTCAGGAAGTTCGTAACGGTTCCATCGGAGAAGTGACCGGGGCAGATACATACAGCCCGGCGTCATTGGAAAAAACTCATCCTGATCTCTTCTGGTACGGAATTCATGGTGTTGAAGCACTCTTCACCGTAATGGGGCCCGGTTGTGAAGAAGTCGTTCGCATGTCGACTGACGACTACGACGTTGTTGTTGGAAAGTGGAGCGACGGCCGCATTGGAACCTTCCGAGGTCTTCGAGCTGGGAAGCGTGGATACGGTGGAACTGCCTTCGGAACCAAAGGTTCACAAGTCATTGGACCGTACGCAGGCTATGCTCCGCTTCTGGAAGAAATCGTGACCTTCTTCAAAACGGGCGAACCACCCGTTTCCAAAGAGGAGACTCTTCAGATTTACGCCTTTATGGAAGCTGCCGACGAAAGCAAACGCCAAGGCGGCAAACCAGTCTTGATCAAAGATGTCATGAAGAAAGCTGGCGGAAAATAA